A genomic segment from Streptomyces antibioticus encodes:
- a CDS encoding YchJ family protein, producing the protein MSRRTRRPVSSSAAASKAGLSCPCGLPRAYDDCCGRYHSGAAAPTAEALMRSRYCAFVKGDVGYLVRTWHPRTRPEGLELDPGTRWTGLEVLAVDGGTAFHTNGTVEFRASYRGGALHEVSRFERVDGAWVYVDGEHR; encoded by the coding sequence ATGTCACGACGTACCCGCCGTCCCGTCTCCTCCTCCGCCGCCGCCTCGAAGGCCGGGCTCTCCTGCCCCTGTGGTCTCCCCCGGGCCTACGACGACTGCTGCGGGCGGTATCACTCGGGGGCTGCGGCTCCCACGGCCGAGGCGTTGATGCGGTCGCGGTACTGCGCGTTCGTGAAGGGGGACGTCGGGTATCTGGTGCGGACCTGGCATCCGCGGACCCGGCCGGAGGGGCTGGAGCTGGATCCCGGGACGCGGTGGACGGGGCTGGAGGTGCTCGCGGTGGACGGCGGGACGGCCTTCCACACGAACGGCACGGTGGAGTTCCGGGCGTCCTACCGGGGCGGCGCCCTGCACGAGGTCAGCCGTTTCGAGCGGGTGGACGGGGCCTGGGTGTACGTGGACGGGGAGCACCGGTAG